In Arthrobacter sp. SLBN-112, a genomic segment contains:
- a CDS encoding antitoxin yields MGLIDDLKGKAQGLIHGNEQAIKDGITKAGDLVDTKTGGKYAGHVDKIQDGASKLIDKNGTPGQAPAAGQVPPAAPENPVPPVDRAP; encoded by the coding sequence GTGGGTTTGATTGACGATCTAAAGGGCAAGGCTCAGGGTCTCATCCACGGCAACGAGCAGGCCATCAAGGACGGCATCACCAAGGCCGGCGATCTCGTCGACACGAAGACCGGCGGCAAGTACGCAGGCCACGTCGACAAGATCCAGGATGGCGCTTCCAAGCTCATTGACAAGAACGGAACCCCGGGCCAGGCACCTGCCGCCGGGCAGGTTCCGCCGGCAGCTCCTGAAAATCCGGTTCCACCGGTCGACAGGGCTCCGTAA
- a CDS encoding benzoate/H(+) symporter BenE family transporter, producing MSNSPAPSAAKAARARIESRPVVAGIVTALVGFTSSFAVVLAGLRAVGADPAQAASGLLAVTLAVGLGVLLLASRSRVPVTLAWSTPGAALLAASGTPDGGWPAAVGAFLVAGVLLALTGLVPALGRLMAAIPPSLAQAMLAGVLLQLCLAPFKALGTVPLFVAPVILCWLVMMKFAPRWAVPGALLVALLAIGVSLAAEGTTIGAETLMPALLWTTPAFTLQALVGIAVPLFVVTMASQNVPGVAVLRSFGYETPWRPAMLVTGAGTILGAPFGGHAINLAALSAALAAGEEAGADRSRRWIAGFVSGPAYLVLAAFSAALVTVVGAAPAGMLEAVAGLALLGTLASAVSAALADPEDRIAPAVTFLMAASGLAFAGIGSAFWALLAGLAVRALLVPRRQRRVGERAGT from the coding sequence ATGTCCAACTCCCCTGCCCCGTCCGCGGCGAAGGCTGCCCGTGCCCGGATCGAATCCCGGCCCGTCGTGGCCGGGATCGTCACCGCCCTGGTGGGCTTCACCTCATCCTTTGCCGTGGTCCTGGCCGGCCTGAGGGCGGTGGGTGCCGATCCTGCCCAGGCCGCCTCCGGGCTGCTGGCGGTCACGCTTGCCGTCGGGCTTGGTGTGCTGCTGCTCGCCTCGCGCTCCAGGGTTCCGGTGACGCTGGCCTGGTCAACGCCGGGTGCCGCGTTGCTGGCAGCTTCGGGAACGCCCGACGGCGGCTGGCCGGCCGCCGTCGGGGCCTTCCTTGTGGCGGGTGTACTGCTGGCGTTGACCGGGCTGGTGCCCGCGCTCGGCAGGCTGATGGCAGCCATCCCGCCCTCGCTTGCGCAGGCGATGCTGGCAGGGGTCCTGCTTCAGTTGTGCCTGGCCCCCTTCAAGGCCTTGGGCACGGTCCCGTTGTTCGTGGCGCCCGTGATCCTGTGTTGGCTGGTGATGATGAAGTTCGCTCCACGGTGGGCCGTGCCGGGCGCCCTGCTGGTTGCCTTGCTGGCGATCGGGGTTTCCCTGGCCGCCGAGGGGACCACCATTGGCGCCGAAACCCTCATGCCCGCCCTGCTGTGGACCACTCCCGCTTTCACCCTGCAGGCGTTGGTGGGCATCGCTGTCCCGTTGTTCGTGGTGACCATGGCGTCGCAGAACGTCCCCGGGGTGGCAGTCCTGCGGTCGTTCGGATACGAAACCCCGTGGCGGCCCGCCATGCTGGTGACGGGTGCGGGTACCATCCTGGGGGCACCGTTCGGCGGCCACGCCATCAATCTTGCAGCGCTCAGCGCGGCGCTTGCCGCCGGCGAGGAGGCCGGCGCGGACCGGAGCAGGCGGTGGATCGCCGGTTTCGTGTCCGGGCCGGCGTACCTGGTGTTGGCTGCGTTTTCCGCTGCCCTGGTCACTGTGGTGGGCGCGGCGCCGGCGGGGATGCTGGAAGCAGTGGCCGGGCTTGCCCTGCTGGGAACCCTCGCCTCGGCGGTCTCGGCCGCGTTGGCGGACCCGGAAGACCGGATTGCCCCCGCGGTCACCTTCCTGATGGCGGCTTCGGGCCTTGCCTTCGCCGGAATCGGATCCGCGTTCTGGGCGCTCCTGGCGGGCCTGGCGGTGCGGGCACTGCTGGTTCCACGCCGGCAGCGCCGCGTCGGGGAACGGGCCGGGACCTAG